One region of uncultured Methanolobus sp. genomic DNA includes:
- the hdrB gene encoding CoB--CoM heterodisulfide reductase subunit B, with translation MKKELSLFLGCLVPNRYPGIELATKLCLAKLDIDCADLPGASCCPAPGVFRSFDRTSWLTLASRNIVLSEQMNRDMLTICNGCFSTLEDANRSIKEEDTRKEINSHLAKVGKEIKGEIEVRHIIEYLYQEYGPEKLNSYVERPLDIKVAVHYGCHLIKPTKDRGLGGFERPVFFDELITALGATSVDYPDKMACCGAGGGVRSAMKEKSLKMTEAKLSKIQEAGVDCIVNSCPFCHMQLDSGQDEIKELSGPDFEIPVLHYTQLLGLALGFPAEMLGVDTDIEKNRKLMELLNSQIES, from the coding sequence ATGAAGAAAGAACTATCCCTTTTCCTTGGCTGCCTTGTTCCAAACAGATATCCCGGCATTGAACTGGCAACCAAACTCTGCCTTGCAAAACTTGATATCGACTGCGCAGACCTTCCCGGTGCATCATGCTGCCCTGCACCTGGTGTATTCAGATCATTTGACAGGACAAGCTGGCTGACCCTTGCAAGCCGCAATATAGTACTTTCAGAACAGATGAACCGGGACATGCTGACAATATGCAATGGTTGTTTCAGCACCCTTGAAGATGCCAACCGCAGTATAAAAGAGGAAGATACCAGAAAAGAAATCAACAGCCACCTTGCAAAAGTCGGAAAAGAGATTAAAGGTGAAATTGAGGTCAGACATATTATAGAGTACCTGTACCAGGAATACGGCCCGGAAAAATTGAATTCCTATGTGGAAAGACCACTGGATATAAAGGTCGCTGTCCACTACGGTTGCCACCTTATCAAACCTACAAAAGACAGAGGACTTGGAGGGTTTGAAAGACCTGTATTCTTTGATGAGCTAATCACCGCACTTGGTGCGACTAGTGTGGACTACCCTGATAAGATGGCATGCTGCGGAGCTGGAGGAGGAGTCCGTTCTGCAATGAAGGAAAAGTCACTGAAAATGACAGAGGCAAAGCTTTCAAAAATACAGGAGGCAGGCGTTGACTGCATAGTAAACTCATGCCCTTTTTGCCACATGCAGCTTGACAGCGGCCAGGATGAGATCAAGGAACTATCAGGACCAGATTTTGAAATACCCGTGCTCCACTACACACAACTTCTGGGACTTGCGCTGGGATTTCCGGCAGAGATGCTTGGAGTAGATACTGATATTGAAAAGAACAGGAAACTTATGGAATTGCTGAATTCTCAGATTGAATCCTGA
- the hdrC gene encoding CoB--CoM heterodisulfide reductase subunit C, with protein sequence MQCGICSGSCPSGRHTSLNIRKIVKRAAKTTDILSDKQLWMCTTCYNCQERCPRGIEIVDILLDIRAISANHGKILPEHRKVCEMLLEYGHAVPIDDENRMKRMAIGLEEVPETVHKYEQDLEEVKKLLESCGFDELILLTKTADLDDEL encoded by the coding sequence ATGCAGTGTGGAATCTGCAGCGGAAGCTGCCCCTCAGGGAGACATACAAGCCTGAACATAAGGAAAATTGTAAAAAGAGCAGCTAAAACAACTGATATACTGAGCGATAAACAACTCTGGATGTGTACAACCTGCTACAACTGCCAGGAAAGATGCCCCCGTGGAATAGAGATCGTAGATATATTACTGGATATCAGAGCCATATCTGCAAATCATGGAAAAATCCTCCCTGAACACAGGAAAGTCTGCGAAATGCTGCTAGAATACGGACATGCGGTCCCCATTGATGATGAAAACAGAATGAAAAGAATGGCAATCGGACTGGAAGAAGTCCCGGAAACCGTACATAAATATGAGCAGGACCTTGAAGAAGTAAAAAAATTACTGGAATCTTGCGGCTTTGATGAACTTATACTGCTGACAAAGACAGCTGACTTGGATGATGAACTATGA
- the glnA gene encoding type I glutamate--ammonia ligase, producing MVKANPATKEEVLQAVTENDVKFIRIQFTDTMGMIKSWAIPAEDLEGAFENGVMFDGSSIEGFTRIEESDMILMPDPTTFRILPWRPQEGAVARIIGDVYRPNGKPFEGDPRYVLKQAIAKAAEKGYTMNIGPECEFFLFKLDENGHPTTELTDMGGYFDFTPLDKAQDVRRAIDFALEDMGFKIEASHHEVAPSQHEINFRFGDVLTTCDNIVTFKYVVKSIAAHMGYYATFMPKPLFGENGSGMHSNQSLMKDGENAFYDPNTPDQLSETAKQYIAGLLAHVREFAAITNSTVNSYKRLVPGYEAPIYCTWSASNRSSLIRIPASRGIGTRVELRCPDPACNPYLAFAAMLGAGLDGIEKGMDAGPSTDVNIFQLTEEDRKARGIESMPGNLKEAIDLMAASDFVKEVVGEHVFENYIESKTAQWDDYKAQVHQWELDTYLSIL from the coding sequence ATGGTAAAAGCAAATCCAGCAACAAAGGAAGAAGTGTTACAGGCTGTAACCGAGAACGATGTTAAATTCATAAGAATCCAGTTCACCGACACAATGGGTATGATCAAAAGCTGGGCGATCCCTGCAGAAGATCTCGAAGGTGCATTTGAAAACGGTGTAATGTTTGATGGTTCATCAATTGAAGGATTCACAAGGATCGAAGAGTCCGACATGATCCTCATGCCAGACCCAACCACCTTCAGGATTCTCCCATGGAGACCACAGGAAGGCGCTGTTGCTCGTATCATTGGTGACGTATACAGGCCAAACGGCAAGCCATTTGAAGGCGACCCAAGATATGTCCTCAAACAGGCAATTGCAAAGGCAGCAGAAAAGGGTTACACAATGAACATCGGTCCTGAGTGTGAATTCTTCTTATTCAAACTGGACGAGAACGGTCATCCAACTACAGAACTTACAGACATGGGTGGATACTTCGACTTTACACCTCTTGACAAGGCACAGGATGTCAGAAGAGCAATTGACTTCGCTCTTGAGGACATGGGATTCAAGATCGAGGCATCCCACCATGAGGTAGCTCCATCACAGCATGAGATCAACTTCAGATTTGGTGATGTGCTTACCACATGTGACAACATTGTAACATTCAAATATGTTGTAAAGTCCATCGCAGCACACATGGGCTATTATGCAACATTCATGCCAAAGCCACTCTTTGGAGAAAACGGTTCAGGTATGCACTCCAACCAGTCCCTCATGAAGGACGGAGAAAACGCATTCTACGATCCAAACACACCAGACCAGCTTTCAGAAACTGCAAAGCAGTACATTGCAGGTCTCCTTGCACACGTCCGTGAGTTCGCTGCTATCACAAACTCAACAGTAAACTCATACAAGAGGCTCGTGCCTGGATATGAAGCACCTATCTACTGCACATGGTCTGCATCAAACCGTAGTTCCCTTATCAGAATTCCTGCATCAAGGGGAATTGGTACAAGGGTAGAACTCAGATGTCCGGACCCGGCATGTAACCCATACCTTGCATTCGCTGCAATGCTCGGTGCAGGTCTTGACGGTATTGAGAAGGGAATGGATGCAGGTCCATCAACCGATGTCAACATCTTCCAGCTCACAGAAGAGGACAGAAAGGCAAGAGGTATCGAATCCATGCCAGGTAACCTTAAGGAAGCAATTGACCTTATGGCTGCCAGCGACTTTGTCAAGGAAGTAGTTGGAGAACACGTATTCGAGAACTATATCGAGTCAAAGACCGCTCAGTGGGATGACTACAAGGCTCAGGTCCACCAGTGGGAACTCGACACATACCTTAGCATACTGTAA
- a CDS encoding glutamine amidotransferase family protein, giving the protein MCGIIGVIDRTMSRMDGSHIKRALSLMDERGSGEGAGYVAYGIYPDYADCYAIHVFFDNLLEPKTRVDAILKQWGRIVHQEEIPTYEQPGLKKEHIPWRYFFKPFADLMVGTTNPDDDNVTHLVMTINGEVDGALVFSSGKNLGVFKASGWPEDVANFYRIEDYEGYIWLAHNRYPTNTSGWWGGAHPFNLLDWSVVHNGEITSYGTNRRYVEGHGYQCTMLTDTEVVAYLFDLLGRKHGLPSEMVVEALAPSFWDEIDEMPEKREEFMRTLRLTYGPALMNGPFAIVVATKDGIVGFTDRIKLRPLIVGENGSKLYISSEEAAIRTMDPDVDTIYMPRAGEPVIGRVVE; this is encoded by the coding sequence ATGTGCGGAATTATAGGCGTAATCGATCGGACCATGTCCAGAATGGACGGCTCTCATATTAAAAGAGCATTGAGTCTGATGGATGAAAGAGGAAGTGGAGAAGGCGCAGGATATGTAGCTTATGGCATCTATCCTGACTATGCAGACTGCTATGCTATCCACGTATTTTTTGATAATCTGTTAGAACCAAAGACCAGGGTTGACGCAATACTGAAACAGTGGGGAAGGATAGTCCACCAGGAAGAGATCCCGACATATGAACAGCCAGGTCTTAAAAAAGAACACATACCCTGGAGATATTTCTTCAAACCTTTCGCTGACCTTATGGTTGGCACAACCAATCCTGACGATGACAATGTCACACATCTTGTAATGACTATTAACGGAGAGGTAGATGGTGCTCTTGTTTTCTCATCCGGTAAGAACCTTGGAGTCTTTAAGGCATCAGGATGGCCTGAGGATGTAGCTAACTTTTACAGAATTGAAGATTATGAGGGCTATATATGGCTCGCTCACAACCGGTATCCAACAAACACATCCGGTTGGTGGGGAGGAGCTCATCCATTCAATCTGCTTGACTGGTCAGTTGTCCACAATGGTGAGATAACATCCTATGGTACAAACCGTAGGTATGTTGAAGGTCACGGTTACCAGTGTACAATGTTAACAGACACAGAAGTAGTAGCTTATCTTTTTGATCTTCTTGGCAGAAAACACGGTCTTCCTTCAGAAATGGTAGTTGAGGCACTTGCTCCTTCTTTCTGGGATGAGATCGATGAGATGCCTGAGAAGAGGGAAGAATTCATGAGGACACTCCGTCTTACATATGGCCCTGCTCTGATGAACGGTCCATTTGCAATCGTTGTTGCAACAAAGGACGGAATTGTAGGTTTCACTGACAGGATAAAGCTGCGTCCACTTATTGTAGGGGAGAACGGTTCAAAACTTTACATCTCAAGTGAAGAGGCAGCAATTCGTACAATGGACCCTGATGTAGATACAATATATATGCCAAGGGCAGGCGAGCCTGTAATCGGGAGGGTTGTCGAATGA
- a CDS encoding glutamate synthase-related protein has protein sequence MSLGSVPLKYKISIDRDQCMKCMRCVDNCSYGVYRVEDDKILIDSRKCTACHRCISMCPRDAISLQERPVDYRSHPLWTVEAREDVINQARTGKIILAGMGNAVDYPIIFDRLLLDACQVTNPSIDPLREPMELRTYIGKKPAKLEFTKNNGDIDLQTKLTPNLKLETPIMVGHMSYGAISLPAQLSIAKAVAKTGTFMGTGEGGMHEAIYPYQDHSIVQIASGRFGVDIDYLERGAAIEIKVGQGAKPGIGGHLPGEKVCADVSCTRMIPLGSDAISPAPHHDIYSIEDLAQLVRSLKEATNWEKPVFVKIAAVHNVAAIAAGIARSSADAVVIDGFKGGTGAAPKVFRDNVGMPIEAAVAAVDQKLNDQGIRNEVSIIASGGIRNSGDLAKSIALGADAVYIGTASLIALGCRVCGNCYRGLCPWGIATQRPELVSRIDSDVGAENIANLIRAWTLELSELMGAAGLNSIESLRGNRDRLRGYMLDQGLLDVLQIESMGA, from the coding sequence ATGAGTCTTGGAAGTGTTCCACTAAAGTATAAGATCAGCATCGACCGCGATCAGTGTATGAAGTGTATGCGCTGTGTCGATAACTGTTCCTATGGCGTTTACAGAGTTGAGGATGACAAGATCCTCATAGACTCACGCAAATGTACTGCATGCCACCGCTGTATTTCCATGTGCCCAAGGGATGCCATCAGCCTGCAGGAAAGGCCGGTTGACTATCGCAGCCACCCTCTCTGGACTGTCGAGGCACGTGAAGATGTTATTAATCAGGCACGTACAGGAAAGATCATCCTTGCGGGAATGGGCAATGCAGTTGATTATCCTATTATATTTGACAGGCTGTTACTTGACGCATGCCAGGTAACAAATCCAAGTATCGATCCTCTCAGGGAACCAATGGAACTGAGGACATACATTGGAAAGAAGCCTGCGAAACTCGAATTTACAAAGAACAACGGAGACATTGATCTCCAGACAAAACTGACCCCCAATCTCAAACTTGAAACTCCTATTATGGTGGGTCACATGAGCTATGGTGCTATCAGTCTTCCTGCACAGCTCAGTATTGCAAAGGCAGTAGCAAAGACCGGAACTTTTATGGGAACCGGTGAAGGTGGAATGCACGAGGCGATCTACCCATATCAGGATCACTCAATAGTCCAGATCGCATCAGGACGTTTCGGTGTCGATATCGACTATCTTGAACGTGGTGCAGCCATTGAGATCAAGGTAGGTCAGGGTGCAAAGCCAGGTATTGGCGGTCACCTTCCTGGAGAAAAGGTCTGTGCAGATGTATCATGCACACGTATGATCCCTCTGGGTTCTGATGCAATCAGTCCTGCTCCCCATCACGATATTTACAGTATAGAAGACCTTGCGCAGCTTGTGCGCAGTCTTAAGGAAGCGACAAACTGGGAAAAGCCGGTATTCGTTAAGATCGCTGCGGTACACAACGTAGCTGCAATTGCAGCAGGTATCGCAAGATCATCTGCAGATGCAGTTGTAATTGATGGTTTCAAGGGTGGTACAGGTGCAGCGCCAAAGGTATTCAGGGACAACGTAGGTATGCCAATTGAAGCAGCAGTTGCTGCAGTGGACCAGAAGCTCAACGATCAGGGTATACGAAACGAGGTTTCTATCATAGCCAGTGGTGGTATACGCAACAGTGGTGACCTTGCAAAATCCATTGCACTTGGTGCTGATGCAGTTTATATTGGAACTGCTTCACTTATTGCACTGGGATGCCGTGTTTGTGGTAACTGCTACCGTGGACTCTGTCCATGGGGTATTGCAACCCAGAGACCTGAACTTGTCAGTCGTATTGATTCAGATGTCGGTGCAGAAAATATTGCAAACCTCATCCGTGCATGGACGCTTGAACTGAGCGAGCTCATGGGTGCAGCAGGTCTTAACAGCATTGAAAGTCTGCGCGGCAACCGTGACCGCCTGAGAGGATATATGCTTGACCAGGGATTACTTGATGTACTCCAGATTGAGTCAATGGGGGCCTGA